AATCATGACACTGGCAGCTTTATAGATGGTCTAAGAACTTCTTTAAACATCAGATAAGTGAAGGGGATAAGAAAGAGGGTGAATATCCCATGAATTTCAGAACTATGTTCATATTGTTGCCTCATCTTATATAGAGATTCACCATTTTGAATACATGGGCACAAGCTATAATTTGAAATCATAACCATTcctattactctcattttttcttgttattttgatCTTAGCATTTTGGAAATCATTATTAATTCTGCATTTAATTGTTTCTAATTTTAGGCATCAGGAAAAAGCCTAAGTAGATAATATCATTTCTCTATATTGATACAAAGCATATTAAAAGCGGTAAAagttaaaaatcacttttaaacatctattatgttGCAAGGACTAGGTCAAGTATTTTACAGATATtacctcacaataatcctgttaCTTCAGagttatatttcttattttacagttgaggaaattgaggcagaaagctGTTAATGACATGTAAGGCATTAGGGAGAGGAAGGCTATGTATGATACTTGTCATGCTAACTTGTTCTTTTACTCCATAGCTTCTTCATAGCAGTTTTTACTTCTGCATTTCTCAGTGTATAGATCAATGGGTTGAGTAAAGGTGTCCCAATGGTATAAAATACAGACACCAACTTATCCACAGGAAAATTAATTGGGGGGCGAGCATACATAAAAATACAAGGGACAAAGAATATAATGACCACAATGATGTGAGTGGTACAGGTGGACAAAGCTTTTCGCTTCCCTTCTGTACTATGATTTCTTAGTGAATAAAGAATTAACATATAGGAGGACATTAGAATTGCAAAGCTCACCATGCATACGACCCCACTATTGAAAAGAACCAATAATTTTATCGAGTATGCATTAGTGCAGGCCAATTTCAACAAAGGCTGTAAGTCACATAAATAATGATCAATCACATTAGGACCACAGAAGGGTAAACTCAATGCAATGAAGATCTGGCTGAAAGAATGCAGAAAAGACCCTATCAAGGCCAATATTACTAAATTCCCACATGTCTTCTGCTTCATGATGACTGTGTAATAGAGAGGCTTACAGATGGCCACATAGCGGTCATAAGCCATGACGACAAGAATCAAAACTTCCATACATCCAAAGAAATGTGATGCAACTAATTGGGTCATGCATTCATCAAAGGAGATAGTCTGTTTTTTAGAGAGGCTGTCTACAAGCAGTCTGGGGGCTATATTACTAGAGAAACAGAAATCTGCAAAAGACAGGTggctaagaaaaaaatacatgggaGCCACAAGTGTGGGACTAGTCTTGATGGTCACAATGATAAGTAGGTTTCCTAAAACAGTTGCAGAatagaaaacaaggaaaatgacaaatatgatctTCTTTTTCACGGGATCTTGGGTCAGTCCAAGAAGAATAAATTCTGTCACgttgtttttcatttctatgtttttgatgaaaatggaaagaatatataTGAGAAGTAATCATTGCATAAACAGAAGAAAgtatcagaaggaaaacagatcTAGAGGCCCTATGTTACAGAATAATTGTCtttgttcaaatattttattgtacATATATTTGTA
The Macrotis lagotis isolate mMagLag1 chromosome 3, bilby.v1.9.chrom.fasta, whole genome shotgun sequence genome window above contains:
- the LOC141519666 gene encoding olfactory receptor 4C11-like is translated as MKNNVTEFILLGLTQDPVKKKIIFVIFLVFYSATVLGNLLIIVTIKTSPTLVAPMYFFLSHLSFADFCFSSNIAPRLLVDSLSKKQTISFDECMTQLVASHFFGCMEVLILVVMAYDRYVAICKPLYYTVIMKQKTCGNLVILALIGSFLHSFSQIFIALSLPFCGPNVIDHYLCDLQPLLKLACTNAYSIKLLVLFNSGVVCMVSFAILMSSYMLILYSLRNHSTEGKRKALSTCTTHIIVVIIFFVPCIFMYARPPINFPVDKLVSVFYTIGTPLLNPLIYTLRNAEVKTAMKKLWSKRTS